The following coding sequences lie in one Nocardioides sambongensis genomic window:
- a CDS encoding SAM-dependent methyltransferase, giving the protein MSSTTYPLAEGLAVVREHLLDPGLVRAVASGRQRGRDAPRWRRVELRWVDLKAGTHLQAVAYDATQAHTSNHAAGEPAGAYVDELLAAGFGNWHVTTDLAVVQLRITKKGLAVVHIAAGTGASARAGAAAAEGNRGGPGANRSHDRAKRRLLPEDDPLFAALGLAGKDGRVKPSRQAKYRQIEEFVALLEAAIADATGSGQLRTPTEDDPLRIVDLGCGNGYLTFAAQRYLTERRGLPVRLTGVDVKDQSRRHNQAVATELGVDADFVVGSIEGAELPQPPDIVLALHACDTATDEALARAVGWRAPLVLAAPCCHHDIAAQLRRRPAPAPYAALVRDGILRERFADTLTDALRALLLRGHGYRVEVVEFVDSAHTPRNTLLRAVRTGVTDPAAPAEYDELVATWSLTPRLGALLGAAERSVRDT; this is encoded by the coding sequence ATGAGCAGCACCACCTATCCGCTGGCCGAGGGCCTCGCCGTGGTCCGCGAGCACCTCCTCGACCCGGGCCTGGTCCGCGCCGTCGCCTCCGGTCGGCAGCGGGGGCGCGATGCCCCTCGCTGGCGGCGGGTCGAGCTGCGCTGGGTCGACCTCAAGGCCGGCACCCACCTGCAGGCGGTCGCCTACGACGCCACCCAGGCCCACACGTCGAACCACGCCGCCGGGGAGCCGGCCGGTGCGTACGTGGACGAGCTGCTCGCCGCCGGGTTCGGCAACTGGCACGTCACCACCGACCTGGCCGTGGTCCAGCTGCGGATCACCAAGAAGGGGCTGGCGGTGGTGCACATCGCGGCCGGCACTGGTGCCAGCGCCAGGGCGGGCGCAGCGGCAGCTGAGGGTAACCGTGGCGGACCGGGCGCGAACCGGTCGCACGACCGTGCCAAGCGGCGCCTGCTGCCCGAGGACGACCCGCTCTTCGCCGCGCTCGGACTGGCCGGCAAGGACGGCCGGGTCAAGCCCAGCCGCCAGGCCAAGTACCGCCAGATCGAGGAGTTCGTGGCGCTCCTGGAGGCCGCGATCGCGGACGCCACCGGCAGCGGCCAGCTGCGGACCCCGACCGAGGACGACCCGCTGCGGATCGTCGACCTCGGCTGCGGCAACGGCTACCTCACCTTCGCCGCGCAGCGCTACCTCACCGAGCGGCGCGGGCTGCCGGTCCGGTTGACCGGGGTCGACGTCAAGGACCAGTCGCGCCGGCACAACCAGGCGGTCGCGACCGAGCTGGGCGTCGACGCCGATTTCGTGGTCGGCAGCATCGAGGGTGCCGAGCTGCCGCAGCCGCCCGACATCGTGCTGGCGCTGCACGCCTGCGACACCGCCACCGACGAGGCGCTGGCCCGGGCGGTCGGCTGGCGGGCGCCGCTGGTCCTGGCCGCGCCGTGCTGCCACCACGACATCGCCGCCCAGCTCCGCCGACGGCCGGCACCGGCGCCCTACGCGGCGCTGGTCCGCGACGGCATCCTGCGCGAGCGGTTCGCCGACACCCTCACCGACGCGCTCCGGGCGCTGCTGCTGCGCGGCCACGGCTACCGGGTCGAGGTGGTCGAGTTCGTGGACAGCGCCCACACCCCCCGCAACACGTTGCTGCGAGCGGTCCGCACCGGCGTAACCGACCCGGCAGCCCCGGCCGAGTACGACGAGCTCGTCGCCACCTGGTCCCTCACCCCCCGCCTCGGAGCGCTCCTGGGTGCCGCCGAGAGGTCGGTCAGGGACACGTGA
- a CDS encoding DNA topoisomerase IB — protein MVRLRRTSAEDRGWTRRRAGRGWTYLDADGERLAAEDALRCKELVIPPAWSDVWICPYPNGHLQAVGTDDAGRRQYLYHPAWVEKRSGEKYDRVLRFGGRLPRVRARVAEDLAGTTVTEEQACALALRLLDLGCFRIGNDVYAAEHGSFGLTTLERRHVRRSGEMLVFDFVGKSGVEHRIEVDDPEAVAGLQRMRRRRTAGDPHLLAYREGRRWRSLTPEAVNDYLRETSGVEASAKDFRTWHATVRAATSLAEAPDQEASPTRRRRAVAAVMREVADYLGNSATLARSSYVDPRVVDAYEEGRTIRAAVRRHHPDEDARRLALERATARLVRGS, from the coding sequence GTGGTCCGCCTTCGTCGTACCAGCGCCGAGGACCGCGGCTGGACGCGACGTCGCGCCGGTCGCGGGTGGACCTACCTGGATGCCGACGGCGAGCGGCTGGCGGCCGAGGACGCGCTGCGCTGCAAGGAGCTGGTGATCCCGCCGGCCTGGAGCGACGTGTGGATCTGCCCGTACCCGAACGGCCACCTCCAGGCGGTCGGCACCGACGACGCGGGCCGGCGCCAGTACCTCTACCACCCGGCGTGGGTGGAGAAGCGGTCCGGGGAGAAGTACGACCGGGTGCTCCGGTTCGGCGGACGGCTGCCGCGGGTGCGGGCCCGGGTGGCCGAGGACCTCGCCGGCACCACGGTTACCGAGGAGCAGGCGTGCGCACTGGCGCTCCGGCTGCTCGACCTCGGCTGCTTCCGGATCGGCAACGACGTGTACGCCGCCGAGCACGGGTCGTTCGGCCTGACCACCCTGGAGCGTCGTCACGTGCGGCGCAGCGGGGAGATGCTGGTCTTCGACTTCGTCGGCAAGTCCGGCGTCGAGCACCGGATCGAGGTGGACGACCCCGAGGCGGTCGCCGGTCTCCAGCGGATGCGGCGTCGGCGCACCGCCGGCGATCCCCACCTGCTCGCCTACCGCGAAGGTCGCCGGTGGCGCTCGCTCACCCCCGAGGCGGTCAACGACTACCTGCGCGAGACCAGCGGCGTCGAGGCGTCGGCGAAGGACTTCCGGACCTGGCACGCGACCGTGCGGGCGGCCACCTCGCTGGCCGAGGCACCGGACCAGGAGGCGAGCCCCACCCGCCGCCGGCGTGCCGTGGCGGCGGTGATGCGCGAGGTCGCGGACTACCTGGGCAACAGCGCCACCCTGGCCCGCTCCTCCTACGTCGACCCGCGGGTCGTGGACGCCTACGAGGAGGGACGCACCATCCGTGCCGCCGTCCGCCGGCACCATCCCGACGAGGATGCGCGCCGGCTCGCCCTGGAGCGGGCGACCGCCCGGCTGGTGCGTGGCTCGTGA
- a CDS encoding O-acetyl-ADP-ribose deacetylase, protein MEIEVVEGDITAQQVDAVVNAANSRMRGGGGVDGAIHAAGGPAVLADCERRFPDGLATGDAGWTTAGRMSARWVIHVVGPNRNAGQTDRGLLTSCYRRALEVADEIGARTLAFPLVSAGVYGWPKEDAVDAALETLRATPTNVEMARMVAFGRSSYRLISDRL, encoded by the coding sequence ATGGAGATCGAGGTCGTCGAGGGCGACATCACCGCCCAGCAGGTCGACGCGGTGGTCAACGCCGCCAACAGCCGGATGCGCGGAGGCGGCGGTGTGGACGGTGCGATCCACGCCGCCGGCGGGCCTGCGGTGCTCGCCGACTGCGAGCGCCGGTTCCCCGACGGGTTGGCCACCGGTGACGCCGGCTGGACCACGGCCGGGCGGATGTCCGCCCGTTGGGTGATCCATGTCGTCGGTCCGAACCGCAACGCCGGCCAGACCGACCGCGGCCTGCTCACCTCCTGCTACCGCCGTGCGCTCGAGGTCGCCGACGAGATCGGGGCCCGGACCCTGGCCTTTCCCCTGGTCAGCGCCGGGGTCTACGGGTGGCCGAAGGAGGACGCGGTCGATGCCGCCCTGGAGACGCTCCGGGCCACCCCCACGAACGTGGAGATGGCCCGGATGGTGGCGTTCGGGAGGTCGTCGTACCGGCTGATCAGCGACCGGCTGTGA
- the serC gene encoding phosphoserine transaminase: MTDALQIPADLKPADGRFGAGPSKIQTSHLDALAATGSSLMGTSHRQAPVKNTVGRVREGLAALFDLPEGYEVVLGNGGATAFWDIATFGLIEQKSQHLSFGEFSSKFAKAAAAAPWLEAPSVLESDPGSRPDPVAEAGVDVYAWAHNETSTAVMAPVVRPAGADEGSLVLVDATSGAGGLPVDLSQVDAYYFAPQKCFASDGGLWIAIMSPAALDRAARIAASDRHVPAFFDLPTAIDNSAKNQTYNTPSVATLFLMAEQLDWMNSQGGIKGMVERTTASSDALYGWAERTSYTTPYVTDPSHRSLVIGTIDFDDAIDAAAIAKTLRANGIVDTEPYRKLGRNQLRIAMYPAVDPADVEALTRCIEYVVENG; the protein is encoded by the coding sequence GTGACCGACGCCCTGCAGATCCCCGCTGACCTCAAGCCCGCCGACGGCCGCTTCGGCGCGGGCCCGTCGAAGATCCAGACCAGCCACCTCGACGCGCTGGCCGCCACCGGCTCCTCGCTGATGGGCACCTCCCACCGGCAGGCACCGGTGAAGAACACCGTCGGCCGGGTGCGCGAGGGTCTCGCCGCGCTCTTCGACCTTCCCGAGGGCTACGAGGTGGTGCTCGGCAACGGCGGCGCCACCGCGTTCTGGGACATCGCCACCTTCGGCCTGATCGAGCAGAAGTCGCAGCACCTCTCGTTCGGCGAGTTCTCCTCCAAGTTCGCCAAGGCCGCCGCCGCGGCGCCGTGGCTGGAGGCCCCGTCGGTGCTCGAGTCCGACCCGGGCTCGCGTCCCGACCCGGTCGCCGAGGCCGGCGTCGACGTCTACGCGTGGGCGCACAACGAGACCTCGACGGCCGTGATGGCGCCCGTGGTCCGCCCGGCCGGTGCCGACGAGGGCTCGCTGGTGCTCGTCGACGCGACCTCCGGTGCCGGTGGGCTGCCGGTCGACCTGAGCCAGGTGGACGCCTACTACTTCGCTCCGCAGAAGTGCTTCGCCTCCGACGGTGGTCTGTGGATCGCGATCATGTCGCCGGCCGCGCTGGACCGGGCCGCCCGGATCGCCGCCTCCGACCGGCACGTCCCGGCCTTCTTCGACCTGCCGACCGCGATCGACAACTCCGCGAAGAACCAGACCTACAACACGCCGTCGGTGGCCACGCTGTTCCTGATGGCCGAGCAGCTCGACTGGATGAACAGCCAGGGCGGCATCAAGGGGATGGTGGAGCGGACCACCGCCTCGTCCGACGCGCTCTACGGGTGGGCCGAGCGGACGTCGTACACGACGCCGTACGTGACCGACCCGAGCCACCGCTCGCTGGTGATCGGCACGATCGACTTCGACGACGCCATCGACGCCGCGGCGATCGCCAAGACGCTGCGCGCCAACGGCATCGTCGACACCGAGCCCTACCGCAAGCTCGGTCGCAACCAGCTGCGGATCGCGATGTACCCGGCGGTCGACCCGGCCGACGTGGAGGCGCTGACCCGCTGCATCGAGTACGTCGTCGAGAACGGCTGA
- a CDS encoding GNAT family N-acetyltransferase: MLLAGTEREVWMELELAQVGYDHPDVVALVAAVQAEYVERYGSPDDGPVDLTEFADGNGLFLLGRIDGRPVATGAWRRSAVVALGGGPTAELKRMYVVPGRRGQGLSRLVLAELERTAQLAGVDVLVLETGLKQPEAIGLYTSSGYQPVPGFGHYSGHVLSRCFGKRIAAQDAGAAGS; the protein is encoded by the coding sequence ATGCTGCTCGCGGGGACCGAGCGGGAGGTGTGGATGGAGCTGGAGCTGGCGCAGGTCGGCTACGACCATCCCGACGTCGTCGCGCTCGTCGCCGCCGTCCAGGCCGAGTACGTCGAGCGCTACGGCAGCCCGGACGACGGACCGGTCGACCTCACCGAGTTCGCCGACGGCAACGGACTCTTCCTGCTCGGCCGGATCGACGGGCGACCCGTGGCCACCGGCGCCTGGCGACGCTCCGCGGTGGTGGCGCTGGGCGGTGGGCCCACCGCGGAGCTGAAGCGGATGTACGTCGTCCCCGGACGACGTGGACAGGGGCTCTCCCGACTGGTGCTGGCCGAGCTCGAGCGCACGGCACAGCTGGCGGGCGTCGACGTACTGGTGCTGGAGACGGGGTTGAAGCAGCCGGAGGCGATCGGGCTGTACACCTCGTCGGGCTATCAGCCGGTCCCCGGCTTCGGCCACTACAGCGGCCACGTGCTGTCGCGGTGCTTCGGGAAGCGGATCGCGGCGCAGGACGCCGGGGCAGCCGGGTCGTGA
- a CDS encoding pyridoxamine 5'-phosphate oxidase family protein: MDAAAPTTPLEPTARTRVNRGRNRAVTDRAALLELLGDGLVAHLGVQVGDHPLVLPTAYAVDADGPDAEGTLYLHGSVAAHWLRSSMEATVCVTVTELDGLVAGRSAFHHSMNYRSAVVIGTARAVEDAAERRHALDLIVDHMLPGRSATLRASTRKELAATAVLAVPLREASMKARAGDPVDEDGDVAAGVWGGHLPVRRVIDAPVPAADNLPCAALPDHLLRRPTA, translated from the coding sequence ATGGACGCCGCAGCACCGACCACCCCGCTCGAGCCGACCGCCCGCACCCGGGTGAACCGCGGTCGCAACCGCGCGGTGACCGACCGCGCCGCGCTCCTCGAGCTCCTCGGCGACGGCCTGGTCGCCCACCTCGGCGTCCAGGTCGGCGACCACCCCCTGGTGCTGCCGACCGCCTACGCGGTGGACGCCGACGGGCCGGACGCGGAGGGCACGCTCTATCTGCACGGCTCGGTCGCCGCCCACTGGCTGCGCTCGTCGATGGAGGCGACCGTCTGCGTCACGGTGACCGAACTGGACGGGTTGGTCGCCGGCCGCTCCGCCTTCCACCACTCGATGAACTACCGCTCGGCGGTCGTGATCGGCACCGCCCGCGCGGTCGAGGACGCCGCCGAGCGCCGGCACGCCCTCGACCTGATCGTGGACCACATGCTCCCCGGGCGCTCGGCCACGCTGCGCGCCAGCACCCGCAAGGAACTCGCCGCCACCGCCGTGCTGGCCGTGCCGCTGCGGGAGGCCTCGATGAAGGCCCGCGCCGGCGACCCGGTCGACGAGGACGGCGACGTCGCTGCCGGCGTCTGGGGCGGCCACCTGCCCGTCCGCCGGGTGATCGACGCGCCGGTGCCCGCCGCGGACAACCTCCCCTGCGCCGCGCTGCCCGATCACCTGCTGCGTCGACCCACCGCCTGA
- a CDS encoding aminotransferase-like domain-containing protein codes for MLPLRLDRQDPRPLASQLADGIRRLVLDGVLAAGDRMPATRRLAGDLDVSRTVVERGYDQLLAEGWLIARTGSGTWVADGPGAWDPAGPDEPTRRRAAAEPPLVMMDAGTPWIDPRHETVWRRAWREVSTATPPRGYDDPRGLADLRGLVAERLGRTRGLRVDADRVRITGGTGAGLRHLLAVLPGGPVAVEDPGYRAAVATVRAAGREVRDVPALEPVADLAGCAASYLTPAHQHPLGRVMPAADRISALAAARAADAVLIEDDYDSEFRYDVAPVPALTSLDGDRVAYLGTASKSILPSLRLGWSLVPDRLLDAFDAHRALTHDAPPWPVQRAMVTLLRDGYVDAVVRSARQVYAERAPRVLVALAPYAELAGPVAGMYSTWLLPHERAVRARAAAERAGFRVNLLRDYCRSADLSGLVVGFGAPPTPSSTARWRCWSARWAERGLRGCGAPHSDGRGSGRIPDQFEWGARRPRPRQTGTRSSCGAEEASRPRCHSAWITRAATTEPSTPRARSPRVSA; via the coding sequence GTGCTGCCGCTGCGGCTCGACCGTCAGGACCCGCGCCCGCTGGCGAGCCAGCTCGCCGACGGCATCCGCCGGCTGGTCCTCGACGGCGTGCTCGCCGCCGGCGACCGGATGCCCGCCACCCGCCGGCTGGCCGGCGACCTCGACGTGTCGCGGACGGTGGTCGAGCGGGGCTACGACCAGCTGCTCGCCGAGGGCTGGCTGATCGCCCGGACCGGCTCGGGCACCTGGGTGGCCGACGGGCCCGGCGCCTGGGACCCGGCCGGGCCCGATGAGCCCACCCGGCGGCGGGCCGCCGCGGAGCCGCCGCTGGTGATGATGGACGCCGGCACGCCCTGGATCGACCCGCGGCACGAGACGGTCTGGCGCCGCGCCTGGCGCGAGGTCTCCACCGCCACCCCGCCCCGGGGGTACGACGACCCGCGCGGCCTCGCGGACCTGCGCGGCCTGGTCGCCGAACGGCTCGGTCGCACCCGCGGCCTGCGGGTGGACGCCGACCGGGTGCGCATCACCGGCGGCACCGGCGCGGGACTGCGCCACCTGCTCGCCGTGCTCCCCGGAGGACCGGTCGCCGTCGAGGACCCCGGCTACCGTGCCGCCGTCGCCACGGTGCGGGCCGCCGGCCGTGAGGTGCGCGACGTGCCGGCGCTCGAGCCGGTCGCCGACCTCGCCGGCTGCGCGGCGTCGTACCTGACCCCGGCGCACCAGCATCCGCTCGGCCGGGTGATGCCGGCCGCGGACCGGATCTCCGCGCTGGCCGCCGCGCGCGCCGCCGACGCGGTCCTGATCGAGGACGACTACGACTCCGAGTTCCGCTACGACGTCGCCCCGGTGCCCGCGCTGACCTCGCTCGACGGTGACCGGGTCGCCTACCTCGGCACCGCGTCGAAGTCGATCCTCCCGTCGCTGCGGCTGGGCTGGTCCCTCGTCCCCGACCGGCTGCTGGACGCCTTCGACGCCCACCGCGCCCTCACCCACGACGCCCCGCCGTGGCCGGTGCAGCGCGCGATGGTCACCCTGCTCCGTGACGGGTACGTCGACGCCGTGGTGCGCTCGGCCCGCCAGGTCTACGCCGAGCGGGCTCCCCGGGTGCTGGTCGCGCTGGCGCCGTACGCCGAGCTCGCCGGCCCGGTCGCCGGGATGTACTCGACCTGGCTGCTGCCGCACGAGCGGGCGGTGCGGGCGCGCGCCGCGGCCGAGCGGGCCGGCTTCCGGGTGAACCTGCTGCGCGACTACTGCCGCTCCGCCGACCTCAGCGGCCTGGTGGTCGGGTTCGGGGCCCCACCGACGCCGAGCTCGACCGCGCGCTGGCGGTGCTGGTCGGCGCGCTGGGCTGAGCGGGGGTTGCGGGGGTGTGGCGCGCCCCATTCCGATGGGCGCGGATCCGGGCGGATTCCGGACCAATTCGAATGGGGCGCGAGGAGACCCCGGCCCCGTCAGACCGGGACGCGCTCGAGCTGCGGTGCGGAGGAGGCCAGCCGCCCGCGCTGCCACAGCGCGTGGATCACCAGGGCCGCGACCACGGAGCCCAGCACGCCCAGGGCCAGGTCGCCCAGGGTGTCGGCGTAG
- a CDS encoding hemolysin family protein, producing MIDSQTFVNFGLVLVFVLVGGVFAATELALVSLRESQVNQLEQRGSRGARVAAVARDPNRFLAAVQIGVTVAGFFSAAYGGSTLAPDVAPYLVDLGLGADAADTVALVVMTLLIAYLSLVLGELVPKRIALQRSAGLALVTAPVLDRFATLMRPVIWLLSASTNAVVRLLGGDPNATGEVVTKEELREIVTSNESLGDDERQILTDLFGATKRTLKEVMRPRSEVAFIDSDEPLAAAAEQVRNQPYSRYPVIRENFDDIVGMLHVRDLLDVGADDTRSVGDVRREILMLPSTNRLLPSVATMRQTGHHLAVVVDEYGGTDGIVTLEDLVEEIIGDIRDEYDEPVAVVPVGGVTTLPGGLTIEDFYEETGIELPDGGYETVAGYVVARLGRIPEVGDDVVVEEYRIEVAEMVGRRVTQVAVGAADLASDLATDQAAGSASGSGSDPGDDR from the coding sequence GTGATCGACTCGCAGACCTTCGTCAACTTCGGCCTGGTCCTCGTCTTCGTCCTGGTCGGCGGCGTGTTCGCCGCGACCGAGCTCGCCCTGGTCTCGCTGCGGGAGAGCCAGGTGAACCAGCTCGAGCAGCGCGGCAGTCGCGGCGCCCGCGTGGCCGCCGTCGCCCGCGACCCCAACCGGTTCCTGGCCGCCGTCCAGATCGGCGTGACCGTGGCGGGCTTCTTCTCCGCCGCCTACGGTGGCTCGACCCTGGCGCCGGACGTGGCGCCGTACCTGGTCGACCTCGGGCTCGGCGCGGATGCCGCCGACACCGTCGCGCTGGTGGTGATGACCCTGCTCATCGCCTACCTCTCCCTCGTCCTGGGCGAGCTGGTGCCGAAGCGCATCGCGCTCCAGCGCTCGGCCGGCCTCGCGCTGGTGACCGCACCTGTCCTCGACCGGTTCGCCACCCTGATGCGGCCGGTGATCTGGCTCCTCTCGGCCTCCACGAACGCGGTGGTGCGACTGCTCGGCGGTGACCCGAACGCCACCGGCGAGGTGGTCACCAAGGAAGAGCTGCGCGAGATCGTCACCAGCAACGAGTCGCTGGGCGACGACGAGCGCCAGATCCTCACCGACCTGTTCGGTGCCACCAAGCGCACCCTCAAGGAGGTGATGCGCCCGCGCAGCGAGGTGGCCTTCATCGACTCCGACGAGCCGCTGGCCGCGGCCGCCGAGCAGGTGCGCAACCAGCCCTACTCGCGGTACCCGGTGATCCGGGAGAACTTCGACGACATCGTCGGCATGCTGCACGTGCGGGACCTGCTCGACGTGGGTGCCGACGACACCCGCTCGGTCGGCGACGTACGCCGCGAGATCCTGATGCTGCCCAGCACGAACCGACTGCTCCCCTCGGTGGCCACGATGCGGCAGACCGGCCACCACCTCGCCGTCGTGGTCGACGAGTACGGCGGCACCGACGGCATCGTCACCCTCGAGGACCTGGTCGAGGAGATCATCGGCGACATCCGGGACGAGTACGACGAGCCGGTCGCCGTGGTGCCCGTCGGCGGCGTCACCACCCTCCCCGGCGGCCTCACCATCGAGGACTTCTACGAGGAGACCGGGATCGAGCTGCCGGACGGCGGCTACGAGACGGTCGCCGGCTACGTGGTGGCGCGGCTCGGCCGGATCCCGGAGGTCGGCGACGACGTGGTCGTCGAGGAGTACCGGATCGAGGTGGCCGAGATGGTGGGACGCCGGGTGACCCAGGTGGCGGTGGGCGCGGCCGACCTGGCCAGCGACCTGGCCACCGATCAGGCCGCCGGCTCCGCGTCCGGCTCCGGCTCCGACCCCGGCGACGACCGGTGA
- a CDS encoding citrate synthase 2: MPEVHHGLEGVVAFETQIAEPDKEGSALRYRGVDIEDLAGRVPFENVWGLLIDGSFTPGLPPAEAFSLPVHTGDVRVDVQAAIAMLAPAFGFGQTYDISDEQAREDLARVAVMVLSYAGQSARDIHLPVVPQKLVDEGKTLAEKFLIRWRGEANPAHAHAIDAYWSSAAEHGMNASTFTARVITSTGADVGAAFSGAIGAMSGPLHGGAPSRVLGMIEEVEKTGDAAAYVKKLLDSGERLMGFGHRVYRAEDPRARVLRRTAKELGAPRYEVAEALEQAALAELRARRPDRVLETNVEFWAAIVLDFAQVPANMFTSMFTCARTGGWSAHILEQKRTGRLIRPSAVYAGPATRPASAIDGWNDDWAN, encoded by the coding sequence ATGCCTGAGGTACACCACGGACTGGAAGGCGTCGTCGCCTTCGAGACCCAGATCGCGGAACCGGACAAGGAAGGCTCGGCACTGCGCTACCGCGGCGTCGACATCGAGGACCTGGCCGGCCGGGTCCCCTTCGAGAACGTCTGGGGCCTGCTGATCGACGGCTCGTTCACCCCCGGCCTGCCGCCGGCCGAGGCGTTCAGCCTGCCGGTGCACACCGGTGACGTCCGGGTGGACGTCCAGGCCGCGATCGCGATGCTCGCACCGGCCTTCGGCTTCGGCCAGACCTACGACATCTCCGACGAGCAGGCCCGCGAGGACCTCGCCCGGGTCGCCGTCATGGTGCTCTCCTACGCCGGCCAGTCGGCGCGCGACATCCATCTGCCGGTGGTGCCGCAGAAGCTGGTCGACGAGGGCAAGACGCTCGCCGAGAAGTTCCTGATCCGCTGGCGCGGCGAGGCCAACCCGGCGCACGCCCACGCCATCGACGCGTACTGGTCCTCCGCGGCCGAGCACGGGATGAACGCCTCCACCTTCACCGCCCGGGTGATCACCTCCACCGGTGCCGACGTGGGCGCCGCGTTCTCCGGTGCGATCGGCGCGATGAGCGGCCCGCTGCACGGCGGCGCCCCGTCCCGCGTGCTCGGCATGATCGAGGAGGTCGAGAAGACCGGCGACGCCGCGGCGTACGTGAAGAAGCTGCTCGACTCCGGCGAGCGCCTGATGGGCTTCGGCCACCGCGTCTACCGGGCCGAGGACCCCCGGGCGCGCGTGCTGCGCCGGACCGCGAAGGAGCTCGGCGCCCCGCGCTACGAGGTCGCCGAGGCGCTGGAGCAGGCCGCCCTGGCCGAGCTGCGCGCCCGTCGCCCCGACCGCGTCCTGGAGACCAACGTCGAGTTCTGGGCCGCGATCGTCCTGGACTTCGCGCAGGTGCCGGCGAACATGTTCACCTCGATGTTCACCTGCGCCCGCACCGGCGGCTGGTCCGCGCACATCCTCGAGCAGAAGAGGACCGGGCGCCTGATCCGCCCCTCGGCCGTCTACGCCGGACCGGCCACCCGCCCGGCCAGCGCGATCGACGGCTGGAACGACGACTGGGCGAACTGA
- a CDS encoding pyridoxal 5'-phosphate synthase yields the protein MPRAEVDAYFASRPRGSQIGAWASAQSQPVPDRDALERAYADAEQRFSGADVPTPPAWGGYLVRPEVFEFWQGRPGRMHDRLRFRRTASGWERDRLAP from the coding sequence CTGCCGCGGGCGGAGGTCGACGCCTACTTCGCCTCTCGGCCGCGCGGCTCGCAGATCGGGGCGTGGGCCTCGGCGCAGTCCCAGCCGGTGCCGGACCGGGACGCGCTGGAGCGCGCCTACGCCGACGCCGAGCAGCGGTTCAGCGGCGCCGACGTGCCGACGCCCCCGGCGTGGGGCGGTTACCTGGTCCGGCCGGAGGTCTTCGAGTTCTGGCAGGGGCGGCCCGGCCGGATGCACGACCGGCTGCGGTTCCGGCGCACCGCTTCGGGCTGGGAGCGCGACCGGTTGGCGCCCTAG
- a CDS encoding TetR/AcrR family transcriptional regulator, translating into MSRRASPLSPDERREALIRATRPLLHQHGRAVTTRQIAEAAGVAEGTIFRVFESKDALVDAAIVASFDVSEFVRRLEEIDHGRPLRERMVAMVAVQQQRMLAVFHLLRSLGEVGPPAHLHDHPAVEEGRRRADRALLGLIEPDAARLRRPPDEVLHLIRLLTFAGSHAEIADDRLLTPEQIVDTVLDGVLLAEKDD; encoded by the coding sequence GTGTCCCGCCGTGCCTCCCCCCTCTCGCCCGACGAGCGCCGGGAGGCGCTGATCCGGGCCACCCGGCCACTGCTGCACCAGCACGGCCGGGCGGTCACCACCCGCCAGATCGCCGAGGCGGCCGGCGTCGCGGAGGGCACGATCTTCCGGGTCTTCGAGTCCAAGGACGCCCTCGTCGACGCGGCGATCGTGGCCTCGTTCGACGTCTCGGAGTTCGTCCGCCGGCTCGAGGAGATCGATCACGGCCGGCCGCTGCGTGAGCGGATGGTGGCCATGGTGGCCGTCCAGCAGCAGCGGATGCTGGCCGTCTTCCACCTGCTCCGCTCGCTCGGAGAGGTGGGCCCACCCGCCCACCTGCACGACCACCCCGCGGTCGAGGAGGGACGCCGGCGTGCCGACCGGGCGCTGCTCGGCCTGATCGAGCCCGACGCCGCACGACTGCGGCGACCGCCGGACGAGGTGCTGCACCTGATCCGGCTGCTCACCTTCGCCGGCTCGCACGCCGAGATCGCCGACGACCGCCTGCTCACCCCCGAACAGATCGTGGACACCGTGCTCGACGGTGTCCTGCTCGCCGAGAAGGACGACTGA